A DNA window from Xanthomonas campestris pv. campestris str. ATCC 33913 contains the following coding sequences:
- a CDS encoding LysR family transcriptional regulator, with the protein MVRFDDLALFVRTAALGSFSSAAREADLLPGQASAAVARLERALDLRLFARSTRSLRLTAEGEQYLPYVRQVLELLRDGREQVRGGDQALHGLLQVTAPSDLGRNVLLPWLTAFRATHPRLTLRLHLSDQVADLYRAPVDVAFRLGRIDDADHVALPLAPDNRRVLVAAPDYLHRHGRPSTLEALREHACLLYVLAGRPYDRWQFEGDGRRQTVPVRGAMLCDDADVVRRWAVAGEGIAYKSWLDVCADVQAGRLEVLLPAYGDRLPLQLVCPHRKQFSPAVRQLHADFAQRCQALTALLPGLPAS; encoded by the coding sequence ATGGTCCGGTTCGATGATCTGGCGCTGTTCGTGCGCACCGCAGCGCTGGGCAGTTTTTCCAGTGCCGCGCGCGAGGCCGACCTGTTGCCGGGCCAGGCCAGTGCCGCAGTGGCCCGGCTGGAACGGGCGCTGGACCTGCGCCTGTTTGCACGCTCCACCCGCAGCCTGCGGCTCACCGCCGAGGGCGAGCAGTACCTGCCGTACGTGCGCCAGGTGTTGGAGTTGCTGCGCGATGGCCGCGAGCAGGTGCGCGGCGGCGACCAGGCGCTGCACGGGCTGCTGCAGGTGACCGCGCCGTCGGACCTGGGCCGCAACGTGCTGCTGCCGTGGCTGACCGCGTTCCGCGCGACGCATCCACGGCTGACGCTGCGCCTGCACCTGTCCGACCAGGTGGCCGACCTGTACCGCGCGCCGGTGGATGTGGCGTTCCGGCTGGGGCGCATCGACGACGCCGACCACGTGGCACTGCCGCTGGCGCCGGACAACCGCCGCGTGCTGGTGGCCGCACCGGATTATCTGCACCGGCATGGGCGGCCAAGCACGCTGGAGGCGCTGCGCGAGCACGCCTGTCTGCTGTACGTGCTGGCCGGGCGCCCGTACGACCGCTGGCAGTTCGAGGGTGATGGCCGCCGCCAGACCGTGCCGGTGCGTGGGGCGATGCTGTGCGACGACGCCGACGTCGTGCGGCGCTGGGCGGTGGCGGGCGAAGGCATCGCCTACAAGTCGTGGCTGGATGTCTGCGCCGATGTGCAGGCCGGGCGCCTGGAAGTGCTGCTGCCGGCCTACGGCGACCGGCTGCCATTGCAGCTGGTGTGCCCGCATCGCAAGCAGTTCTCGCCCGCCGTTCGCCAGTTGCATGCGGACTTCGCGCAGCGCTGCCAGGCGTTGACTGCGCTGTTGCCAGGTCTGCCGGCGAGCTGA
- a CDS encoding amino acid permease, with protein sequence MSSWLRRKSIDQVTVHEAGRQLVRSLSWPHLIALGIGAIVGTGIYTLIGVGADKAGPAVLLSFVAAGIVCACAALAYAEMATMMPAAGSAYTYSYTALGESIAWVVGWSLVLEYSLVVSTVAVGWSGYFVGFLQWLGVNLPHALIAGPHAGGIVNLPAVVITFLVAGMLMAGTKESATLNAVLVVLKIIALGVFVAIALPAFNSANLQPFMPYGFSKAMGPDGVERGVMAAAIIFFAFYGFDAISTAAEETKNPGRDLSIGIVGSMIGCTLIYVLVALSAVGAMSFTVFGKSPEPLALILRELGHGKAALVIGAVAIIALPTVLLAFLYGQSRIFFVMSRDGLLPRGLSKVNARTGTPVAITLFTAVLVAALAGVARLDEIAALANAGTLAAFTAVAACLLVLRVREPTRARAFRTPLAWVVGPVAILGCLYLFWSLPSTTQGWFLVWNALGVVVYLAYGRRNSRLGKVG encoded by the coding sequence ATGTCGTCTTGGCTCAGGCGCAAATCCATCGATCAGGTCACCGTGCACGAGGCCGGGCGGCAGCTGGTGCGCAGCCTGAGCTGGCCACACCTGATCGCGCTGGGCATCGGCGCGATCGTCGGCACCGGCATCTACACGCTGATCGGCGTGGGCGCGGACAAGGCCGGCCCGGCGGTGCTGCTCTCGTTTGTGGCCGCCGGTATCGTGTGCGCCTGCGCGGCGCTGGCGTATGCGGAGATGGCCACGATGATGCCGGCCGCCGGCAGCGCCTACACCTACAGCTACACCGCACTGGGCGAGAGCATCGCCTGGGTGGTGGGCTGGAGCCTGGTGCTGGAATATTCGCTGGTGGTGAGCACGGTGGCGGTGGGCTGGTCGGGCTATTTCGTCGGGTTCCTGCAGTGGTTGGGAGTCAATCTGCCGCATGCATTGATTGCCGGGCCGCACGCCGGCGGCATCGTGAACCTGCCGGCGGTGGTGATCACCTTCCTGGTGGCCGGCATGCTGATGGCCGGCACCAAGGAAAGCGCCACGCTCAATGCGGTGTTGGTGGTGCTGAAGATCATTGCGCTGGGCGTGTTCGTGGCGATCGCACTGCCGGCGTTCAACAGCGCCAACCTGCAGCCCTTCATGCCCTATGGCTTCTCCAAGGCGATGGGCCCGGATGGCGTGGAGCGCGGCGTGATGGCGGCGGCGATCATCTTCTTCGCGTTCTACGGGTTCGATGCGATCTCCACTGCGGCCGAAGAGACCAAGAACCCGGGGCGCGATCTGTCGATCGGCATCGTCGGTTCGATGATCGGTTGCACGCTGATCTATGTGCTGGTGGCGTTGTCGGCGGTGGGTGCGATGAGCTTCACCGTGTTCGGCAAGAGCCCCGAGCCGTTGGCGTTGATCCTGCGCGAGCTCGGCCATGGCAAGGCGGCGCTGGTGATCGGCGCGGTGGCGATCATCGCGCTGCCGACGGTGCTGCTGGCGTTCCTGTACGGGCAGAGCAGGATCTTCTTTGTGATGTCGCGCGACGGTCTGTTGCCGCGTGGCTTGTCCAAGGTCAATGCACGCACCGGCACGCCGGTGGCGATCACCTTGTTCACCGCGGTGCTGGTGGCCGCGTTGGCGGGCGTGGCGCGGCTGGACGAGATTGCCGCGCTGGCCAATGCCGGTACGTTGGCGGCGTTTACGGCGGTGGCGGCGTGTCTGCTGGTGTTGCGCGTGCGCGAACCCACCCGTGCGCGGGCGTTCCGCACGCCGCTGGCCTGGGTGGTGGGGCCGGTGGCGATCCTGGGCTGCCTGTATCTGTTCTGGAGCCTGCCGAGCACCACGCAGGGCTGGTTCCTGGTGTGGAACGCGCTGGGCGTGGTGGTCTACCTGGCCTACGGGCGGCGGAATAGTCGCTTGGGGAAGGTGGGGTAG
- a CDS encoding GH92 family glycosyl hydrolase, translating into MLSVVPSATPALSAACPWWRRAAAGLCLLGVTLAGPLAAQDPAQVNTFIGSKDDGNTFPGASAPFGLIQVSPIGAHYAGWRYDDPSIRGFGHSFLSGAGCWEQGGQVSILPVTGSIGPGGDFDTGDAKAFDQKRYAARYTHDGEVGQAGYYKVRLTDYGGIDAEATALTRAAAERYTFAPGADTGHVLINVAQANDRHVVIGSQVQLVGDRVVEGKLTTQSFCGGQEYTTWFRLEFDRPFTAFGVWGEDGGVPGARHSMGGELKPNGAWLSFPLGKGKNARAVTVVSAISHVDAEGARTNLRADGMQGGTLLGLEQMRQRAQQTWRTELASVQVEGAGRDDRTVLYTALYHALLQPLTGSDADGRYRGYDDAIHRADGWTYYEYFSLWDTYRSQNQLLALLRPQRARDIGRSLLAIHQQGGWLPRWGYANYDTNIMTGDPVTPFLVDLWRFGALQGNEAEAYAALRQNAFGQPPTNSRHAGRSGNASYLANGYVQYDRAFPSKGMDVDPHHGGSATLEYALADCALAQMAGALGHAQDSAQLRQRGGNWHRVWDADVRDADAGFSGFPRPRLEDGSWYAPSDDHYSPRSQHGFHEGTAWQYQWLVQQDIPGMLQAMHGSEQAGKRLDTFFAYDDLLKDLGNGARTHWVVGPYSYYNQYRYNPNNEPDLHAPWMYTLIGQPWKTATVVRAAQQLFTNAPNGVTGNDDLGTMSAWYLFSAFGLYPAVPGSGEFLLHAPRFKRVTLDLGNGKRLRIDAPGADGRTLQYVDGVRVNGKPQPQVFLDWARLQQGGTLSFALTKQAPTQGWGTQADALPTSFCATPAAAQ; encoded by the coding sequence ATGTTGTCTGTCGTGCCCAGCGCCACCCCTGCCTTATCCGCTGCCTGCCCCTGGTGGCGCCGCGCCGCCGCCGGCCTGTGCCTGCTTGGTGTCACTCTCGCCGGCCCGCTGGCCGCGCAGGACCCGGCGCAGGTCAACACCTTCATCGGCAGCAAGGACGACGGCAATACCTTTCCCGGCGCGTCGGCGCCGTTCGGCCTGATCCAGGTCAGCCCGATCGGTGCGCATTACGCCGGCTGGCGCTACGACGACCCCAGCATCCGCGGCTTCGGGCATTCGTTCCTGTCCGGGGCCGGCTGCTGGGAGCAGGGCGGCCAGGTCTCGATCCTGCCGGTAACCGGCAGCATCGGCCCCGGCGGCGATTTCGATACCGGCGACGCCAAGGCCTTCGACCAGAAGCGCTATGCCGCGCGCTACACCCACGACGGCGAAGTGGGCCAGGCCGGCTACTACAAGGTGCGCCTGACCGATTACGGCGGCATCGACGCCGAAGCCACCGCGCTCACCCGCGCCGCCGCCGAGCGCTACACCTTCGCGCCCGGCGCCGACACCGGCCATGTGCTGATCAACGTGGCCCAGGCCAACGACCGCCACGTGGTGATCGGCAGCCAGGTGCAACTGGTGGGTGACCGCGTGGTGGAAGGCAAGCTGACCACGCAGAGCTTCTGCGGCGGCCAGGAATACACCACCTGGTTCCGGCTGGAATTCGACCGCCCGTTCACCGCGTTCGGGGTGTGGGGCGAAGACGGCGGCGTGCCCGGCGCGCGCCACAGCATGGGCGGTGAGCTCAAGCCCAACGGCGCCTGGCTGAGCTTCCCATTGGGCAAGGGCAAGAACGCGCGCGCGGTGACCGTGGTCAGCGCCATCTCGCACGTGGACGCCGAAGGCGCGCGCACCAATCTGCGCGCCGACGGCATGCAGGGCGGCACGCTGCTGGGGCTGGAGCAGATGCGCCAGCGCGCGCAGCAGACCTGGCGCACCGAACTGGCCAGCGTGCAGGTGGAGGGCGCCGGCCGCGACGACCGCACCGTGCTGTACACCGCGCTATACCACGCCCTGCTGCAGCCGCTCACCGGCAGCGATGCCGACGGCCGCTACCGCGGCTACGACGATGCGATCCACCGCGCCGACGGCTGGACCTACTACGAGTATTTCTCGCTGTGGGACACCTACCGCTCGCAGAACCAATTGCTCGCCCTGCTGCGCCCGCAGCGCGCGCGCGACATCGGCCGCTCGCTGCTGGCCATCCACCAGCAGGGTGGCTGGCTGCCGCGCTGGGGCTACGCCAACTACGACACCAACATCATGACCGGCGACCCGGTGACGCCCTTCCTGGTCGACCTGTGGCGCTTCGGCGCGCTGCAGGGCAACGAAGCCGAGGCCTACGCCGCGCTGCGCCAGAACGCCTTCGGCCAGCCGCCCACCAATTCGCGCCACGCCGGCCGCTCCGGCAACGCGAGTTACCTGGCCAACGGCTACGTGCAATACGACCGCGCCTTTCCCTCCAAGGGCATGGACGTGGACCCGCACCACGGCGGTTCGGCCACGCTGGAATACGCGCTGGCCGATTGCGCCCTGGCCCAGATGGCCGGTGCGCTGGGCCATGCACAGGACAGCGCGCAGCTGCGCCAACGCGGCGGCAACTGGCACCGCGTCTGGGATGCGGACGTGCGCGATGCCGACGCCGGCTTCAGCGGTTTTCCGCGCCCGCGGCTGGAAGACGGCAGCTGGTACGCACCCTCCGACGATCACTACAGCCCGCGCTCGCAGCACGGCTTTCACGAGGGCACCGCCTGGCAATACCAGTGGCTGGTGCAGCAGGACATCCCCGGCATGCTGCAGGCCATGCACGGCAGCGAACAGGCAGGCAAACGCCTGGACACCTTCTTCGCCTACGACGACCTGTTGAAGGACCTGGGCAACGGCGCACGCACGCATTGGGTGGTGGGCCCGTACAGCTACTACAACCAGTACCGCTACAACCCCAACAACGAACCGGACCTGCACGCCCCGTGGATGTACACGCTGATCGGCCAGCCGTGGAAGACCGCCACCGTGGTGCGCGCCGCGCAGCAGTTGTTCACCAATGCGCCCAACGGCGTCACCGGCAACGATGACCTGGGCACGATGTCGGCGTGGTACCTGTTCAGTGCCTTCGGCCTGTATCCGGCGGTGCCGGGCAGCGGCGAATTTCTGTTGCATGCGCCGCGCTTCAAGCGGGTCACGCTGGATCTGGGTAACGGCAAGCGCCTGCGCATCGACGCCCCCGGCGCCGATGGCCGCACGCTGCAGTACGTCGATGGCGTCCGCGTCAACGGCAAGCCGCAGCCGCAGGTGTTCCTGGACTGGGCCCGGTTGCAGCAAGGCGGCACGCTGTCGTTTGCGCTGACCAAGCAGGCACCCACTCAGGGCTGGGGCACGCAAGCGGACGCATTGCCCACCTCGTTCTGCGCCACGCCTGCCGCCGCACAGTGA
- a CDS encoding TonB-dependent receptor plug domain-containing protein, whose protein sequence is MTDSRCHRPRVLSQALLLAMLSPFPALAQQADPQQLDAVTVTGSRIKRVQAEGPAPVQIIGSEEIRAQGFTTVYDMLGTLNQAIGTVEADVSWGSHTPNASPLNLRNLGPNRSLLLVNGRRVADYPLPYNGQSNVSNYSNIPAAAVDRVEVLTGGASAIYGSDAIAGVVNVILKQNYSGDQFRMRGGTSTEGGRDTADVSWAGGRTGDNWSVTYALQYTSRDPLFGRDRPQMDDASDAPYSAWTTEQRRVGFRPSSGIALIDNATGTRQAPPPGACEQFGGAYYRADRLLYNRNTDTTTNTGQLCGLSADYGDWLLRSGSKDLSGYLYGTWEFGNGVQAWTNLAVFDSEAQWGTSPPYVQLPAGLDYPAFHDVTSGQQLIGVRQFTANEVGSQAGLRNRNRERSWDISAGLRGTLADGRFDWDASLGRSYYRVQERISTVDWQRANDYFLGPQLGTVDGLPAYALDRARWWTPLTPGQYAQIGAHSVNRAASWVNQGALSLSGTLFDGWAGPIEFAAVVEAAQQGYRLNPDPRANLDYEVQNVDRGGGERTRYSGGLEFSVPLTTTLTATLAGRYDRYGDYEAFNDDANLLDIGTQKESTWSAGLQWRPIDSLLLRGSYATSFRAPDMHYLLGQPSSAQVRTLDQYRCIASGAYQTNNCTGDNTAVTYPFAINRRGTPDLESELGDSWTVGFVWDAFENFSFTADYWRIHLDEEIRDIDETTILRDEAGCRTGLTITPGQAWSNPGGADYCASILARVQRDGSGAITAIERGPINLAQRDVSGIDLSARYQLKTGFGDFQMGLDYTNLRSMREQTYRTDPNPERRDRDIRSKLRGSVSWLYGNWNATVYGDRVGAVPSVRSHWGLDRLDNPGGCVPFADGGVPDDRANCTDTDPNSPTFGQSTRKYFGRVGPAITWNVNVGYRITPAMKLNLYINNVFNSTGYNHKDPYKLDYEFYNSRLFSPVGREIAAEYVFDF, encoded by the coding sequence ATGACCGATTCCCGTTGTCACCGCCCGCGTGTGCTGTCCCAGGCCCTCTTGCTCGCCATGCTGTCACCGTTCCCGGCGCTGGCGCAGCAGGCCGATCCGCAACAACTCGACGCCGTCACCGTGACCGGCTCGCGCATCAAGCGTGTCCAGGCCGAAGGGCCGGCGCCGGTGCAGATCATCGGCTCGGAGGAGATCCGCGCCCAGGGCTTCACCACCGTCTACGACATGCTCGGCACGTTGAACCAGGCGATCGGCACGGTGGAGGCGGATGTCAGCTGGGGCTCGCACACGCCCAACGCCAGCCCGCTCAACCTGCGCAACCTCGGCCCCAACCGCAGCCTGCTGCTGGTCAACGGCCGCCGCGTGGCCGATTACCCGCTTCCCTATAACGGGCAGAGCAACGTCTCCAACTACAGCAACATCCCTGCCGCGGCGGTGGACCGGGTGGAAGTGCTCACCGGTGGTGCCTCGGCGATCTACGGCTCGGACGCGATCGCCGGCGTGGTCAACGTGATCCTCAAGCAGAACTACAGCGGCGACCAGTTCCGCATGCGCGGCGGCACCTCCACCGAGGGCGGGCGCGATACCGCGGATGTGTCCTGGGCCGGCGGGCGCACCGGCGACAACTGGAGCGTGACCTACGCGCTGCAGTACACCAGCCGCGACCCGCTGTTCGGCCGCGACCGTCCGCAGATGGACGACGCCAGCGACGCGCCCTACAGCGCCTGGACCACCGAGCAGCGCCGGGTGGGGTTTCGCCCCAGCAGCGGCATTGCCCTGATCGACAACGCCACCGGCACCCGCCAGGCGCCGCCACCGGGTGCGTGCGAACAGTTTGGCGGCGCCTATTACCGCGCTGATCGGCTGCTCTACAACCGCAATACCGACACCACCACCAACACCGGCCAGCTGTGCGGGCTGAGCGCCGACTACGGCGACTGGCTGCTGCGCAGCGGCAGCAAGGACCTGTCCGGGTATCTGTACGGCACCTGGGAATTCGGCAACGGCGTGCAGGCCTGGACCAACCTGGCGGTGTTCGATTCCGAAGCACAGTGGGGCACCTCGCCGCCGTATGTGCAGCTGCCGGCGGGGCTGGATTACCCGGCCTTCCACGACGTCACCAGCGGCCAGCAGTTGATTGGCGTGCGCCAGTTCACCGCCAACGAAGTCGGCAGCCAGGCCGGCCTGCGCAACCGCAACCGCGAGCGCTCCTGGGACATCAGTGCCGGCCTGCGCGGCACCCTGGCCGACGGCCGCTTCGACTGGGATGCCTCGCTGGGCCGCTCGTACTACCGCGTGCAGGAACGTATCTCCACCGTGGACTGGCAACGTGCCAATGACTATTTCCTCGGCCCGCAGCTGGGCACCGTGGACGGCCTGCCGGCCTACGCCCTGGACCGCGCGCGCTGGTGGACCCCGCTGACCCCGGGCCAGTACGCGCAGATCGGTGCGCACTCGGTGAACCGCGCCGCGTCCTGGGTCAATCAGGGCGCGTTGAGCCTGAGCGGCACCTTGTTCGACGGCTGGGCCGGGCCGATCGAATTTGCCGCGGTGGTCGAAGCCGCGCAGCAGGGCTACCGGCTCAACCCGGACCCGCGCGCCAACCTCGATTACGAAGTGCAGAACGTGGACCGCGGCGGTGGCGAGCGCACCCGTTACTCGGGCGGTCTGGAGTTCAGCGTGCCGCTGACCACCACGCTCACTGCCACGTTGGCTGGCCGCTACGACCGCTATGGCGACTACGAGGCGTTCAACGATGACGCCAACCTGCTGGATATCGGCACGCAGAAGGAATCCACCTGGAGTGCTGGCCTGCAATGGCGGCCAATCGACAGCCTGCTGCTGCGCGGCAGCTACGCCACCAGCTTCCGTGCCCCGGACATGCATTACCTGCTCGGCCAGCCCAGCTCGGCGCAGGTGCGCACGCTGGACCAATACCGCTGCATCGCCAGCGGCGCCTACCAGACCAACAACTGCACCGGCGACAACACCGCGGTGACCTATCCGTTTGCGATCAACCGCCGCGGCACTCCGGATCTGGAATCGGAACTGGGCGACTCGTGGACGGTGGGCTTTGTCTGGGATGCGTTCGAAAATTTCTCCTTCACCGCCGACTACTGGCGCATCCACCTGGACGAAGAAATCCGCGATATCGACGAAACCACCATCCTGCGCGACGAGGCCGGCTGCCGCACCGGGCTGACCATCACGCCCGGGCAGGCCTGGTCCAACCCGGGCGGCGCCGACTACTGCGCCTCGATCCTGGCGCGCGTGCAACGCGATGGCAGCGGCGCGATCACCGCGATCGAGCGCGGCCCGATCAACCTGGCCCAGCGCGATGTCAGCGGCATCGACCTGTCGGCGCGCTACCAGCTCAAGACCGGTTTCGGCGATTTCCAGATGGGGCTCGACTACACCAACCTGCGCTCGATGCGCGAGCAGACTTACCGCACCGACCCCAACCCCGAGCGCCGCGACCGCGACATCCGCAGCAAGCTGCGCGGCAGCGTGAGCTGGCTGTATGGCAACTGGAACGCCACCGTCTACGGCGACCGCGTCGGCGCGGTGCCCAGCGTGCGCTCGCACTGGGGCCTGGACCGGCTGGACAACCCCGGCGGCTGCGTGCCGTTTGCCGATGGCGGGGTGCCAGACGACCGCGCCAACTGCACCGACACCGATCCCAATAGCCCCACCTTCGGCCAGAGCACACGCAAGTACTTTGGCCGCGTAGGCCCGGCGATCACCTGGAACGTCAATGTCGGCTACCGCATCACCCCGGCGATGAAGCTCAACCTGTACATCAACAACGTCTTCAACAGCACCGGCTACAACCACAAGGACCCGTACAAGCTGGACTACGAGTTCTACAACAGCCGCCTGTTCAGCCCGGTTGGCCGCGAGATCGCGGCAGAATACGTGTTCGATTTCTAG
- a CDS encoding DUF2628 domain-containing protein, with translation MDTFDRTQLSPKWQFRFDFFDRHGGPKDPAYKETLKTLPFGEKLKVGMNFYALFFGFIYFFILGLWRKALGLIGIGLVVGIIASFLPGSLGNALSIPLALLAGMSANYAYYLDKVKGSTSFNPFEGMRW, from the coding sequence ATGGACACCTTCGATCGCACCCAGCTCAGCCCCAAGTGGCAGTTCCGCTTCGACTTCTTCGACCGTCATGGCGGTCCGAAGGATCCTGCCTACAAGGAAACGCTGAAGACGCTGCCGTTCGGCGAGAAGCTCAAGGTCGGCATGAACTTCTACGCGCTGTTCTTCGGCTTCATCTACTTCTTTATCCTGGGCCTGTGGCGCAAGGCGCTGGGCCTGATCGGCATCGGCCTGGTGGTGGGCATCATTGCCTCGTTCCTGCCCGGCTCGCTGGGCAACGCCTTGAGCATCCCGCTGGCCCTGCTGGCCGGCATGAGTGCCAACTACGCCTACTACCTGGACAAGGTGAAGGGCAGCACCAGCTTCAACCCGTTCGAAGGCATGCGCTGGTAA
- a CDS encoding sensor domain-containing diguanylate cyclase: MPAPLDCADDIGRATTLKQRHVAAPLAANETDRLARLALLRVVDSEAEPFFDALAAAAQAIAGTPIALVSLVDEHRQWWKANVGLPGVSQTPRELAFCAHAILDDAVMEVPNASDDPRFSGNELVTDAPGIRYYAGAPIVLSDGLRMGTVCVIDQRPRQLQPAQLEALRHLARVAAEGLEQRRLMLERAETNAQLQQRLRESEAFLERTGRVAGVGGWEVDVASGTLSWSDQTCRLHDLPPGYRPSLGEAIAFYPLDARAVITEAVEACVRDGTPWDLELPLISSTGRHLWVQSTGAMDMTDGRMRLIGAVQDVTDRHRAMDALATSERKFRKMFQYSLGLICTHDMDGRLISVNPAAARSLGRSVEDMEGRALVELVRPERHAALHGYLSRMVLDGQDSGVIELVAGDGSLRHWQYHNVLDVEADGTVVLAHAQDVTNQYKQEKQLLEWSFTDPLTNCFNRRYLDELDKRDPSVRWGCIVVDLDKFKLVNDTHGHQRGDEVLVQMAWFLNQPLRTQDRLVRLGGDEFLVLLHQPTPAQLSALARDYLDAADDAPIRFTLGSALRQDGEALAAVVDRADKSLYALRRSRRGSSPTDQR, from the coding sequence ATGCCTGCTCCGCTAGACTGCGCGGATGACATCGGGCGAGCGACCACGTTGAAACAGCGCCACGTAGCAGCGCCGCTTGCGGCCAACGAGACCGACCGCCTGGCGCGGCTGGCGTTGCTGCGGGTGGTCGATAGCGAAGCCGAACCGTTCTTCGACGCCCTGGCCGCCGCCGCGCAGGCCATTGCCGGCACGCCGATCGCACTGGTGTCGCTGGTGGACGAGCACCGCCAATGGTGGAAGGCCAACGTCGGCCTGCCGGGCGTGTCGCAGACCCCGCGCGAGCTGGCGTTCTGCGCGCATGCCATCCTCGATGACGCAGTGATGGAAGTGCCCAATGCGTCGGACGACCCGCGTTTCAGCGGCAACGAACTGGTCACCGACGCACCCGGCATCCGCTACTACGCCGGTGCCCCGATCGTGCTCTCCGATGGCCTGCGCATGGGCACGGTGTGCGTGATCGACCAGCGCCCGCGACAGCTGCAACCGGCCCAGCTGGAGGCCCTACGGCATCTGGCACGGGTGGCGGCCGAGGGCCTGGAGCAGCGCCGCCTGATGCTGGAGCGTGCCGAGACCAACGCCCAGCTGCAGCAGCGCCTGCGCGAGAGCGAAGCGTTCCTGGAGCGCACCGGGCGGGTGGCCGGCGTGGGCGGTTGGGAAGTGGATGTGGCCAGCGGCACCTTGAGCTGGTCTGACCAGACCTGCCGCCTGCACGATCTGCCGCCGGGCTACCGGCCCAGCCTGGGCGAGGCGATCGCGTTCTATCCGCTGGACGCGCGCGCGGTGATCACCGAGGCGGTGGAAGCCTGCGTACGCGACGGCACGCCATGGGACCTGGAGCTGCCGCTGATCAGCAGTACCGGCCGCCACTTATGGGTGCAGAGCACCGGTGCGATGGACATGACCGACGGGCGCATGCGCCTGATCGGTGCCGTCCAGGACGTCACCGACCGCCACCGCGCGATGGACGCCCTGGCCACCAGCGAGCGCAAGTTCCGCAAGATGTTTCAGTACAGCCTGGGGCTGATCTGCACCCACGACATGGACGGCCGCCTGATCAGCGTGAACCCGGCCGCCGCGCGCTCGCTCGGGCGTAGCGTGGAGGACATGGAAGGCCGCGCGCTGGTGGAATTGGTGCGGCCGGAGCGGCACGCCGCCTTGCACGGTTATCTGTCGCGGATGGTGCTCGATGGCCAGGACTCGGGCGTGATCGAGCTGGTTGCCGGCGATGGCAGCCTGCGCCACTGGCAGTACCACAACGTGCTCGACGTGGAAGCCGATGGCACCGTGGTGCTGGCGCATGCGCAGGACGTGACCAACCAGTACAAGCAGGAAAAGCAGCTGCTGGAATGGTCCTTCACCGACCCGCTGACCAACTGCTTCAACCGCCGCTATCTGGACGAGCTGGACAAGCGCGACCCCAGCGTGCGCTGGGGCTGCATCGTGGTGGACCTGGACAAGTTCAAGCTGGTCAACGACACCCACGGCCACCAGCGCGGCGACGAAGTGCTGGTGCAGATGGCCTGGTTCCTCAACCAGCCGCTGCGCACCCAGGACCGCCTGGTACGGCTGGGCGGCGACGAGTTTTTGGTGCTGCTGCATCAGCCCACACCTGCGCAGCTGAGCGCGCTGGCGCGCGACTATCTGGACGCGGCGGACGATGCGCCGATCCGCTTCACCCTGGGCAGCGCGCTGCGCCAGGACGGCGAAGCACTGGCGGCGGTGGTCGACCGTGCCGACAAGTCGTTGTACGCACTGCGGCGCTCCCGCCGCGGCAGCAGCCCCACCGACCAGCGCTGA